The window cacacatGCAAAATAAGCAggaaactcctaaagacagagagCAGCAGTTATACTGATATCTGTATAGCCTACATCTGTATAtacatctatatctatctatctatctatctatctatctatctatctatctatatatatatatatatatatatatatatatatattgtatatatatatatatatatatatatatatatatatatatatatatatatatatatatatatatatatataaaaaaaataaaaaataagttcaGTCCAGTTTGAGTCCATTTCAACTGACTtaaaagacaaacacaaagatGAACAGAACTGAGCtccagtaaaacacacacacactcacctaccGCTCACCTCCAGCAGCTCCGCAGCTGTACACACTCTCTCTGACAGCACGCGCTCTCGCTTAGGATTTTTTTTCGGAGCGTCTCTTTTCCATGTGACCGAGGGGGGCGTGTCGTTAACTGTAGAGGGGCGTGGCTGAGAGTGACAGCTTAATACATTGTTACTGTACTAAAAAATACTGCAATCATGTActttgtttatattaatattttgattgaagtttcatTCAAGCGGTTTTAATATTATAACAATGTTGTAAAATATGTGAATAAATTCAATATTAATAGCAACAGCTGTAATATTGTTGTAATAATAAAGTTCCATACACTGCTTTTAAAGCAATTATGTTAAagaaattatgtttttaatgtaattttaattgttttaatgagttttatttgtaattgtttaattaatttagttaCAAACACTTCTTTTAAAGCTGCTTTATTatagaaataatgatttttaaattattttatgttgttttaacaATTAAACAATGTAATTACACACGCTGCTTTATAGGCTGCTTTATTGctgtagtaaatatatatatttttatattgttttaacaattaaattatacacactgctttataggctgctttattattgtaaaaaatattttttaatatatttttgcataatgttttaacaattaaattatacacactgctttataggctgctttattattgtaaaaaatattttttaatatatttttgcatattgTTTTAACAATTAAATTACACACGCTGATTTAAAGGCTGCTTTACTATAGTaacaatcatttttaaatattttttttaatattgttttaacaATTAAATTACACACGCTGCTTTATAGCCTGCTTTCTtatagtaaaacattttttatcatttttgtaataatgttttaacaataaattACACACGCTACTTTACAGACTGCTTTATTATAGTAAAAAAGGATTAAAACATGCATACGattaaattacacacaattaTTTGCAGGCTGctttattatagtaataatatatatattttaaatatatttttgtatattgtttTAACAATTAAATTACACCCACTGCTTTATAGTCTGCtttattatagtttaaaatatatatcatttttgtAATATTGTTTTTACAATTATATTACACCAACTGTTTTATAGGCTGCTTTATTATAGTAACAacgatttaatgtaatttaatacataaattaaaCACACATCACAAATCTGATTATTATAAGATATGATTATATTATTTCATTACAAGAAATGATTGTAACAATTAAGATACATAATCTTAAAGGCTGCTTTATTGTCAtccttatttattcatttatttatttattttttaatgtagctAATTAATCTACTAATATGGATCAATTTGTGTTTTTGATGCGCCGGTGAACTTGCGGAGCAGTTTGAGTGCAGTTTCAGCGCCACCTGCTGCTCGATTAGAGTACAGCAGCCGGCTGAGCTCGTTACGTCACCATTAATAAATGCTACGTGATGGTCACATTAACGTTAACATTTTTACAGAATTTAGGTGTGctggatataaaaaaataaactacctccgtttaatagtgtaaaaatttttaaatatttgtgttattaatagtaataacaaaattattattgtgtcatttttttatcatgatttattgtttaataaaatacagtcatGTTTTTGTatgaagaaacaaacaaagatgagctgctcactgaatttatctgatgagagagagagagagaaagagagaaagagagagagattatgcaccaataaatcactttttatttaaatgctcTTTATTAATAACATTAGTAATGTGTTACGTCAAAACACTTCACCAATTCCCACACATATACCTGTAGAATTAATAATGATAAACGTATTAATGAGTGCCCCTTTACCAGCACTGGAGCTGACTGACCAGCAGAGGGCAGGAAAAGACAGAGTAACAAATAGAATAGAATGCCTTCGTATGCTGACctgaggtttgtgtgtgtgtgtgtgtgtgtgtgtgtgtgtgtctatgtaggtttttactgtctaaaaaaaaaaaacataattttgtcCATTTGATTGGTAACAGCATACCTGAATATCATGGAAATGGAAACGGCCAAAcatactattatatatattatctcATAGCATGGCCACAAGATAATATACTGAGGCCACACAATATGTTTCTTTGTAAAACAtattgtggtaccactttaaaataagacttttacCTTtagacctttataaagggtttataaatggtttacaattagtttattaatggttattaattaggttgtaaacgccttaaaaatcattaataatcagttataacacatacgtagaaatgtatgCTATTTCTTGCTGATTTAggtggcttgtttttttttctttaggtcCAGCTTGTAAGTGGTCTGGTATCCATCATCCCAGGCGTAGActtgcttctctttggggtggtaCTGCATGCCAGAGTGGCTGGTGTAACGCTTCGGGAAGTAAATCGAAGGCACTTCGTCGGTTAGAAGGGTGTCATGGATGTCAAACAAGCACTTAATGGTGGAACGTCCACCAGACTGCGAGTTGTAGACCACGTACATGGTGCCGCAGATGATAAAAGCCCCTTCTGCCTCGTCACTTTTGCAGGTGGTGTCCCAGGTGTGCTCCACGGACAGGCTGTTGGAGTCCAGCTTGGTGAGCACCAGGTTCCCCCCAAAGTCTGGGTCAGCGTGGACGGCCCAGAGACCCATCTCGTCCACAGCCAGGTCCAGCAGAGTGTGAGGGGAGAGGCCGTAGGCCGGCATGCGTCCAGCGCCGGGCAGCAGCATGCGGTCAACCACGGTGCGGTTGAGGAGGTGCACTTTCAGCACCTCGTTTCTCGTGTCGGCGTGGTGGTAGTAGATGAAGCCGTCGTGGACCACGCTCCCCGTCCCCTGCCAGGGCAGAGGCAGCAGGATGGCCTCAGCCATTCTGGTCCAGTTAGTGTCAGTGAAGGTCTTCATCGAGACAAACTCCAGCAGAGTTCGGTTCCTGGAGCCGCTGAAGAAGTAGATCCTTGAGGATCCTTTGGTGGGGTCCCTCATCCAGGAGCCGTTCAGGTCTCCAGCTTTCTTGACGATTTTCTGGGACTTGATGCCGGTGAGCTGAGAGCTGCAGTCTGGGTGGAAATGAAATTCACATCAGGAGAAGCTCATTTAATCCTTAGAACCCTACGAAttgattttccatccaaaatcgcacacaaaatgtgttctcagcttaattactcaggaatccctttacacattaacataatccatatatggttagaaagggcggaacttacactttttctaaaaatagtgatcacatcccagtgcggtaaagctaaatctacaagaaacccattaaaaaaatcacctgaaaaagtgaaaaatctccttccccaaccaatattatttacatttagtgcttcaaacatatttatatgatgtttcaaatcaaataatatcagtaaataaagactcaaaagtgtccacagacagaaaaagtgtgaaactacctgctttactcaaactaaagctaattATGgggtgcgcactactttatatagttttaattttattttactcgcacattttgactaagtagttattttgcactaaacattttcatttatttagactaaaaagtttacatttttatatgtagTTTTCtatgtgtgtcctgatcaaaatactgaaaggcataggctgctctgagtgtcaggtgtttagtatctacatgtatcctagaggtgtgattattgattatcaagacaaataactccacctgatgctgtttctccatgtattttttcaaagtaataattaataagccatgtaatgaactcaaatcatcaatattcttctgctttcaactcataaacactctagtctaaccatttttgaaaagatatcatttaaaaagataaaacatgatcagttataggaaaatataacaattctgcttccttttacattttaaatgattatatttttgagcagccatatgtcttctggagtaaaagagctcatggcagaTATAGAGTCTGTCTAATATAATTACTGTGCTATAAGACCttaaagaggaactgacaaaaaacgaaaaaaaaaaaaaaaaaaacacaccaaaacagcctagagttcaaagggttaaatgaCTGAACTGCTGATCTGAGGTTTTCTCAGTTATTAGAGAAAAGAGATCTTATTCAGTCTGAATTCACTATATAGGAAGGGAAATGATGGCTGCTTGAAATGCAATTAAACTATGAGCTGTGAATAAACTGAACACTTTAATATTAGAATAATTGACTTAAACCACTTCTAATTGTTCATAAGCCTGTAGTTTCACAGTTTGTTTGCAGCACCAGCTAAGCTTTGACTGGAACATTATTGTTTTTGATTTCCCTAATGCATCTTAAACAGATAATCAGAATAAATTACAACAAGCCTTCTAAAACAGTGTTGAAGTTGCCTGTAAAGAGGGCTTAcaatgcaatatattgcaatatcttaAGATACTGTAAGCATCTCAGTATCATGATATACAGCACCaaaaatcaaaagtttggacacacctcattcaacgtgatttctttatttttatcatGGTGAAAGATCATTGACATGCTGGACATGCCTCCTAAATGCACTcaaagatacaggggttggacaatgaaactgaaacatctggttacaatccgggttagcacccggacatccctttcagacagcttcctcttacagcgtccacagttaatcctgttggatgtggttggtccttcttggtgggatgctgacattaccctggataccgtggctcttgatacatcacaaagacttgctgtcttggtcacagatgcgccagcaagacgtgcaccaacaatttgtcctcttttgaactctggtatgtcacccataatgttgtgtgcattacaatattttgagtaaaactgtgctcttaccctgctaattgaaccttcacactctgctcttactggtgcaatgtgcaattaatgaagattgaccaccaggctgctccaatttagctatgaaacctcccactattccaggtgactctccctcatgaaggggagattaaaataccaaataccaagagtgtgcagatctgttctcaaagatagaatttggctttttaaaagaatctaaagtataaaatatacatattctggtttgtttaacactttttgtttacaaaataattcagcatgtgtttctttatagcTTTAGTAtagttttcaatattaaatttacaatgtaaaaaatgataaaaaaaaaaaaacaatgaatgagaagaggtgtatccaaactattggtttgactggtactgtacatgacATATTTGCATAATAATCACTGCATGCTGTGATACCATAATTAAACCATGACAAGGAGCATATACAGTATAATCAAAATCTTTAATTAATCTGCgagattaataattaataatattatccTATAATGATATGCCTGTGCTTTACCTCTAAACCATACAGCTTAAGCCCTGAGATAAGGCATCTGATTTGCAGGAGGAGCTAAGGGTCTGAATGGAGAACAGGGTATTAACTCCACAGTGTTTACCTTTGTTCTGCGGGATGGCAGCTTTCTTCTTCTCCTTGGCTTCTTTCACCTGCTCCTCCAGCACAGACTCTGCTATCTCCACCTCCGACAGTTCCGGGATTTTGTTCTGGAGATACTCCACGTCTCTCTCCACGCGGTCCACTCGCAAAGCCAGATTCTCCATGTGTCCCTGCATCTCGGTCTTTAGCGCGGTTACACCGCGGAGCTGACCTCGCACCTCAGCCGAAACGTCGTACATCTTGTGGTTGACGGTCTGGAGGTCCTGGTCACACCTGATTACACGCTCCTGTGAGAGGTGGAGTGAGCAGTGTATGTTCAATATTCAAGCTCAACTTCAGTTTTtgctgttaatgagctgattaccTGGATCGAGTGTGTTGGGAAAAGGATAAACACTGAAATGTGTCCTGTAGATCCAGTGTTGGGAACTACTGCTCTATTCCTTTATCAGACGTGAGGTTCGGACTACAGAGCTGTTCTTGTCTGGATACTTTTGATTGGTGGGCCTTTCGCTTTCAACCCAGCAATCCCACTGAgtgtcctgttttagtgatctatcaactgtgcactgtgcagcttgatttagggcgtgtcagtgtatctttgatatcgtaacaacgggaaaagtacacattgcgcacaaaaggcatgtactaactctGTGCACTCtgacagattgctattttaatggtgcagcattTCTGTGCcttttagcagaggaaactgacctgctcgttcatgctgtgaaggtgtgtgttctgctcatttacgggaacagtaatgttatttgctggattctgtttattgttgaagttGTAAGAAAAGTTGTACAAGTTCTGTTgctataaaaatagactgttgatggggatttagctttagatagatagatagatagatagatagatagatagatagatagatagatagatagatagatagatagatagatagatactttattgatccccaaagGGAAATTCTACACTGGGAAATTCTATATTAAggataatgatcttaatcagctTTTCTTAgaatttcaccttattttaagtaattctcAAATTTGtgctcaaaataagcacaaaaattcACCATATTGTGTCCAAATGTTAGCCAAAAATCTATTATTTTAGCTTGCTTTAAGTCTTTTAGACACTTATTTagagaaatcttactaagaaaagaTTGCTTACTTCATTGGCAGATTTCTTGCAGTGTAAATCTCAGATAAAAGGGTCAAAATCAATATATGGTATGTTATTAATGATATTGTATTTTtagaaaatctattttttatttgtaaaactgAACAAGATCACCATGAAGAATTTAATATGTTCCAACCacattttcactaaaattgttCACACGGCTATGCAGATTGCCATGACatgcataataaataaataagtaaaaaatctAATGTGATTAAACTGGGAAATATGATATATGTCTAGTCTAAAGTCCTTTAAATGTGATAAATGGTCAAGAAGAAAATTAACATTATGAAAGTGCAAAAGAATATTAAGTAAGAGTATTATTATAATGATCCAAAAATAATCCTGTAAAATAACTGGATTCAAACTTGTCACTAATAATTTGAATCAAACTTTTGGGCCAAATAGTGAGAATCTCATCAGATGCTCTCATCCATCCATGTGTCTAAACGTCTTACCTCCAGCTCCTGCAGTCGTCTCTGGAAGTATTGCATCATGAACACATCCTGGGTGGTTCTTTGAGCTTGTGCTGCACCCAGGAACAGGAACAGCAGGGGGACGAGTTTCAAGAACATCCTGAGCATCCAAACCTCCTTTTTCCTCCTTAATCACTTTCAGTTCGTATTAATAATTAGAGGAAATTCTGTCCGATCCGAGCACGGTCTGAGAGAAGTGCAGTCTGCTGAAATTCTGAAAGCATCTGCTTGTTTATTATTCCACGCTACGCAGTTTCTGATACTCAGCCCAAATGAACTTCAGAGGCAGGTCCTCACAGGCTGCTGCTTTGTTTGGACTTCTAATCGTCTCCAGATGTCCTGACACGTCCCCACGCAGCAGCAGAGCGTAGCTACAGATCACATCATGCATTAAAAAGCTTTAGGATCATGCATCTGCCATGTTCTCAAACCTAAAACAACCGAGGGGTGCTTCTTCTTTTCTGAGGAGCAGGAGAAGTTAAAGTATCGAATAACACCAAGGTGTGGAGGCTGGAAACCCAACAGGAGGAATGTTGGCTGTCATTTAATATAGACAGTGAAGACGGTTTGGCCACACACTCATAAAAACACTCAGTGTTTCTAAAATTATACTCTATCTATTATACCCTGCAGAACTGGCTTCAGTGTGGGAACATaataaaatatgttatataatCAAATCAATATATAAAGCGAAGATAATGAGGACTCGAGCAAAAGAAGGAGTGATGTTACGAACTTTACGCCAAAGAATCAATAATATCAagcacttaataataataatatcacacTGAATATCCTAAACTTCTCAAATTCAGCATTTTTATACAACAATTCATTTACTtccttgtttaaaaatgtttaaaaaatgttttttgtggtgatgctcattgctatcttacacccagcaaaAAGTAATGCTTTGtgcctgcgtcatttaaatagtcACAGAGCCTACGAATAcactgtatctacactgatgggcgtggtagtctggaaatgaagtgtgttcaggtgctgtacatttctggcgtattgctatatcttggcaacagaaaacacttggaaatgtgcgccactgactaaaacaaacctagacaacagtcattgctgccaaaggagggtcaaccagttaatAATACTTATACCTatatccaaaggttcacatactttttccacccttaatgtgaatgtaaacatgttgtgttgaaaaaaaaaaacatgcaaacatatacctttttgtgtggtatcagtttaagcagagtgtgtttttgtctattgttgtgacttagatgaagatcagaacactttaattgaccaatttatgcaacAATTAAGTTGACCtgacaaaacaaaacatgaattTCAGGTTCATGCTGTCTGCAATTGACTTATACAACTGATAAGAGATCAGCTGACATTTTGCAGTGAACTGAATATGGGTgagtattaattatttaattatttaactggTCTTGAAGCAGTAAGTTTTGAGGTTTTGGGTTTCTGGGTTTCTAGGTTGTACTCTTCACCCAGATCAGTTTATTCTCAGTAGAGCAGactttgatattgatatttattttagaaattctCACCAGTAGAGGGTAGCACAATGCAAAATCAATCCAGtcccaaatggaaaaaaaaagaaaataatttaggcTGTGAAGTGCATCCAAAAGATACAATCTCTTGACAGCAGTGTTCTCTGGTTGCGAATGTCAGCACAAATTACACATGTGCTGTCTTTTCCACATTACCCATTCAAAAAGGACTAAATTATTCAGTCTAATTTGGATTGCACCCTTAAAATAGTGTCTGTGGTGATTTGCATTATGCAACAGAATCTCTGTATGGTTCTACTGTAATGCAACAATAAATATGATTCAATAGTGATTTTATAGGTTTTACATAGTGTTTACAACTGGGCTTCGGACGTAATCCTATTTTTCATATAACTGTATTTTTCATGGATTACTCAGGGAAAGGACAGATAAATGGAGCCATTCACTCAAAACTGAGTCAGTTTCTGAAGAGCAGTTGACCCCATGATGAGCCTGAGACTGTTTATGCAGGACACTCTACACTCACCGCTAACAGGAAGTGGCAGCTCAGCTGTAAATAGTGTAGCGATGTCCGTGGCCTAATTCAGTCACTGTACCGCCAACACCAGCCTCAAAATACAACTGATCCAAAGagcttttttttcattaaaaacaacCCTACTGCATTGAATAAGGCACTTTGTGTACAAGTCaatattttttatgaaatgtttttttatgctgttttataATGTGTATTTCTGGTCATCAATGAGGGAAGCAGAGCCTTTAAATTAACAAATTCAATGACTCTTCAATGATTCTATGATAACTGACCAATTAAAAACTTAACAGTGACCTATGATGGTTGTCCAAAGTGACCAATGATTGTTGACAAATGAGAAATTAGTGACCAATGATGGATCACCAATAAAAAACTATTGTGACCAAAGATTATTAATCAATGTGACAAAGAAACACTGACAAACGAGAATCAATCCAGCAACCATGTGACCTAAGATTGTTGAGCAATTGAGACAAATAAGAAATATTGTAGTCACCAATGATAGCTGAACAGTG of the Astyanax mexicanus isolate ESR-SI-001 chromosome 10, AstMex3_surface, whole genome shotgun sequence genome contains:
- the olfml1 gene encoding olfactomedin-like protein 3 encodes the protein MLRMFLKLVPLLFLFLGAAQAQRTTQDVFMMQYFQRRLQELEERVIRCDQDLQTVNHKMYDVSAEVRGQLRGVTALKTEMQGHMENLALRVDRVERDVEYLQNKIPELSEVEIAESVLEEQVKEAKEKKKAAIPQNKDCSSQLTGIKSQKIVKKAGDLNGSWMRDPTKGSSRIYFFSGSRNRTLLEFVSMKTFTDTNWTRMAEAILLPLPWQGTGSVVHDGFIYYHHADTRNEVLKVHLLNRTVVDRMLLPGAGRMPAYGLSPHTLLDLAVDEMGLWAVHADPDFGGNLVLTKLDSNSLSVEHTWDTTCKSDEAEGAFIICGTMYVVYNSQSGGRSTIKCLFDIHDTLLTDEVPSIYFPKRYTSHSGMQYHPKEKQVYAWDDGYQTTYKLDLKKKKQAT